Proteins from one Sulfurovum sp. TSL1 genomic window:
- a CDS encoding ATP-binding protein, whose product MKILKNKLILTLLILILIGISGVTSYYTYLSYQRYATAQNSAEVSSFVKHFESVMKHMIEERVQSATYLVTQNKEDLKKLKESRLKTDQYLLEFDAFTKQDDQFTRYRTYIKQATEALELVRRDVDDLHDNASEIYHDKVFNPLFQIVQEVTAAERSEEKKSYLMMYQKYTALKENTVQEHILISSILLGSRSISDKEREFWEQLIHKDTLPQFYTLADSAVALKLSELLSVEKFNTIMSEARDMISYESRSGRYSVSPLGWSNQIDIKMDYFNKVQSLLRHQIQAINKETVTQHGEILAWYGGATVILLLVLLKLFSLVSKIENDTQISEETLRDIKLVLNENQQNELHRLIRNGKVDHIYRFLLKTIKDGNQTKDLFLASMSHEIRTPLNGILGFTQLLKETDVSEEQAEFISVIEKSSDNLLTIVNDILDLSKIKAQKIELEAIEFDPVDTFESAVESYAAKAAENHIDFNIFLDPTLPTLLIGDPTKISQVIVNLVSNAIKFTSTNGEVSVSIKKLFEDEDKVNVNFEVSDTGIGLTKEQQGKIFEAFSQADVSTSRQYGGTGLGLSISGKFIDHMGGKLSIRSVKDEGSTFYFTLTLKKPKSAVQREVEDMSACTVGILNSHLDTEYYINKNLETYIAYTGATIKRYTDESLLALKGTSQLPDILFIDHKFRQRDDELQPFLDLDTKIIVISTGDQKKNLKRYTSRIDKILYKPVNFTKTLRMLNDKEDSSEKKENLAFKNVHVLVAEDNKINQKLILNVLGRLGIEVTIANNGQEALEQRMKNEYDLIFMDIEMPVMGGMEATGQIISYERKNHKAHIPIVALTANALAGDREKYMSAGMDSYLSKPIDLEALNHLFQTYFEERIIRGAA is encoded by the coding sequence ATGAAGATATTGAAAAACAAATTAATACTCACTCTGCTTATACTTATCCTTATAGGGATATCAGGAGTGACATCGTATTATACCTATCTCTCTTATCAAAGATATGCAACGGCACAGAACAGTGCGGAGGTTTCTTCGTTTGTAAAACATTTTGAGTCAGTTATGAAACATATGATAGAGGAAAGAGTACAGAGTGCTACCTACCTGGTCACACAGAACAAAGAAGACTTAAAAAAACTCAAAGAGTCAAGGTTGAAGACCGATCAATATCTATTGGAGTTTGATGCATTTACCAAACAGGACGATCAGTTTACACGCTATCGTACCTATATCAAGCAGGCTACTGAAGCGTTAGAACTGGTGCGTCGAGATGTAGATGATTTACATGATAACGCTAGCGAGATCTACCATGATAAGGTCTTTAATCCATTGTTCCAGATAGTGCAGGAAGTTACTGCTGCAGAAAGGTCTGAGGAAAAGAAAAGTTATCTGATGATGTACCAAAAGTATACGGCACTGAAGGAGAACACTGTACAGGAACATATACTGATCTCTTCTATCTTACTTGGATCCAGAAGCATAAGTGATAAAGAGAGAGAATTTTGGGAGCAATTGATACACAAAGATACCTTACCCCAGTTTTATACCCTTGCAGACAGTGCCGTAGCCTTAAAACTCAGCGAACTGCTTTCTGTGGAAAAGTTCAACACTATCATGTCTGAAGCACGCGACATGATCTCCTATGAATCAAGATCAGGAAGATACTCAGTCTCCCCTCTTGGTTGGTCAAACCAGATAGATATAAAAATGGATTATTTCAACAAAGTACAATCCCTACTGCGTCATCAGATCCAAGCGATCAATAAAGAAACCGTCACGCAACACGGAGAGATTCTGGCATGGTATGGAGGGGCAACAGTTATCTTATTGCTTGTACTGCTTAAACTTTTCAGTTTAGTTTCCAAGATAGAAAATGATACACAGATCTCCGAGGAGACCTTAAGAGATATCAAACTGGTACTGAATGAAAACCAACAAAATGAGCTTCATAGATTGATCCGTAACGGTAAGGTGGATCATATCTATCGTTTTTTGCTCAAGACCATTAAAGACGGGAATCAGACCAAAGACCTCTTTCTTGCCAGTATGTCCCATGAGATACGTACCCCTCTCAACGGTATTCTTGGATTTACACAATTACTCAAAGAGACAGATGTTTCAGAGGAACAAGCTGAATTTATTTCAGTGATAGAGAAGAGTTCCGACAATCTTCTGACCATCGTCAATGATATTCTTGATCTCTCCAAGATCAAAGCACAGAAAATAGAACTCGAAGCCATAGAATTCGATCCGGTAGATACCTTTGAATCAGCGGTTGAATCCTATGCGGCCAAAGCGGCTGAAAACCATATTGACTTTAACATCTTTTTGGATCCGACACTGCCTACACTGCTGATAGGGGATCCTACGAAGATCTCTCAGGTCATCGTGAACCTTGTCAGTAATGCCATTAAATTCACTTCTACAAACGGTGAAGTAAGTGTATCGATCAAAAAGCTCTTTGAGGATGAGGATAAAGTAAACGTCAATTTTGAAGTGTCTGATACAGGTATCGGTCTTACCAAGGAGCAACAGGGAAAAATATTTGAGGCATTTTCACAAGCAGATGTCAGTACAAGCAGACAGTACGGAGGTACGGGTCTGGGACTCTCTATATCAGGTAAATTCATAGACCATATGGGAGGGAAACTGAGCATTCGAAGTGTCAAAGATGAAGGCTCTACCTTCTATTTCACCCTGACACTGAAAAAACCTAAGAGCGCGGTACAAAGAGAAGTAGAGGATATGAGTGCCTGCACCGTTGGTATTCTTAATTCACATCTCGATACAGAGTACTATATCAATAAAAACCTTGAAACCTATATCGCTTACACCGGAGCCACTATCAAGCGTTATACCGATGAATCACTCTTGGCATTAAAAGGTACCTCTCAACTCCCTGATATTCTTTTTATTGACCATAAATTCCGTCAGAGAGATGACGAACTTCAACCGTTCCTTGACCTTGATACAAAGATCATTGTGATATCCACAGGAGACCAGAAAAAAAATCTCAAGCGATACACATCACGAATAGATAAGATACTCTATAAGCCTGTGAACTTTACAAAAACACTTCGAATGCTGAATGATAAAGAGGATAGTTCAGAGAAGAAAGAGAATCTTGCCTTTAAAAATGTACATGTGCTGGTTGCAGAAGATAATAAGATCAACCAAAAGCTGATACTCAATGTACTCGGTCGACTCGGTATAGAGGTCACCATCGCGAATAATGGACAAGAGGCACTTGAACAGCGTATGAAAAATGAGTATGACTTGATATTCATGGATATCGAAATGCCTGTCATGGGTGGTATGGAAGCAACAGGTCAGATCATCAGCTATGAAAGGAAAAACCATAAAGCACATATTCCGATCGTTGCATTGACTGCCAATGCACTTGCGGGAGATAGAGAAAAATATATGAGTGCCGGTATGGATAGTTACCTTTCAAAACCTATAGACCTTGAAGCTTTGAACCATCTCTTTCAAACCTATTTTGAGGAGAGGATCATCCGGGGAGCTGCATAA